The following are encoded together in the Cryptosporangium minutisporangium genome:
- a CDS encoding polysaccharide deacetylase family protein, translated as MRTIRRGSLVRAVAGGVLALTGLAVLALPAMTYRYVRTEVRVADRYPAPALPPLTAVERAEYAAAAARPGRSFVVLGYHDLGTAREPLASGSAPLTVPVVALAAQLRMLAAGGYRSVTAEDVAEALAGRRPLPRRAVLLTFDGGHARTWTHADAVLARYGFSAVVFVDPARVGERRFLNWEELAAMVRTGRWSVGVDTPRAAAPVAIDARGTRVSGLLARRWLSDESRRETAAEYRRRIGRALSEARAALTDHGLPRPALFSYPFQPGYPFDRAPAGIGDLAPVVNQHFAGGVLSTSPDRGVDAWWTDRRLLPRSVVYGATSERLLNARLAESAAGSAAE; from the coding sequence GTGAGGACTATCCGACGTGGATCGCTCGTCCGTGCGGTGGCCGGTGGGGTACTCGCCCTCACCGGGCTGGCGGTGCTCGCGCTGCCCGCGATGACCTATCGATACGTCCGCACCGAGGTCCGGGTCGCCGACCGCTACCCGGCCCCGGCGCTGCCCCCGCTGACCGCCGTGGAGCGAGCCGAGTACGCCGCGGCCGCGGCGCGCCCTGGCCGCTCGTTCGTGGTGCTCGGTTACCACGACCTCGGTACGGCCCGGGAGCCGCTCGCGTCCGGCTCCGCGCCGCTCACGGTCCCGGTCGTCGCGCTCGCCGCGCAGCTCCGGATGCTCGCCGCCGGCGGCTACCGCTCGGTGACCGCCGAGGACGTCGCGGAGGCGCTGGCCGGACGTCGTCCGCTGCCCCGGCGGGCGGTGCTGCTGACGTTCGACGGTGGTCACGCCCGCACCTGGACGCACGCCGACGCAGTGCTGGCGCGCTACGGCTTCTCGGCCGTGGTGTTCGTCGATCCGGCGCGGGTCGGCGAGCGGCGGTTCCTCAACTGGGAGGAGCTCGCGGCTATGGTCCGCACCGGGCGCTGGTCGGTCGGCGTCGATACGCCGAGGGCCGCGGCGCCGGTCGCGATCGACGCCCGCGGTACCCGGGTGAGCGGATTGCTGGCCCGTCGCTGGCTGTCCGACGAGTCGCGCCGGGAGACGGCCGCCGAGTACCGGCGGCGGATCGGCCGCGCGCTGTCGGAGGCGCGGGCGGCGCTCACCGACCACGGGCTGCCGCGGCCCGCGCTGTTCTCCTACCCGTTCCAACCCGGATATCCGTTCGACCGGGCACCCGCCGGTATCGGCGACCTGGCGCCGGTCGTGAACCAGCACTTCGCCGGCGGGGTGCTCTCGACCAGCCCGGACCGCGGCGTGGACGCCTGGTGGACCGACCGCCGGCTGCTGCCGCGGTCGGTCGTGTACGGCGCGACCTCCGAGCGTCTGCTCAATGCGCGCCTCGCCGAGAGCGCGGCCGGGAGCGCGGCCGAATGA